A portion of the Choristoneura fumiferana chromosome 6, NRCan_CFum_1, whole genome shotgun sequence genome contains these proteins:
- the LOC141428834 gene encoding ecdysone oxidase-like, with product MDAAAAVARVKAVQGAFQVLVMLQLTAIHWPEQTVLPVVPDGMITDRYDFIIVGGGSAGCVLANRLSESSHVRVLLIEAGGDPPFETMLPGLLAYIPETAQDWNFTEEYDKNRELYQKNLVMPLTQAKMLGGGSSMNYMFYVRGNPHDYQTWADTVDDQSWNYSNILPLFKKSEYMDDPGLLKSKYSKFHGTSGFLHVSRQPDHAVHDYEEMFRELGHKILPDVNGDETLGYGQPTYTIAKGVRQSTSFSFLRPVKHRHNLDVLKNTFATKILFDDSKNAIGVEALTEDHKKVVLMADKEVILSAGALNSPKLLLNSGIGPDAHLNSLGIKVISNLPVGQNLQDHPGTLVAYKFKKANEPPHPPNYARFPLPPLDGFVAFDKDQSYPDYQAIPFAIPNDSDGPLQFCSFNFGLEYDICQAIYEAGKGREMLFAVVNLLHPKSRGNVELQSTNPIDPPLVTVAALSDEADLEKLALALADFDKLRTSSYFKSVDGEFVDHKLPKCGGLEVGSREYWRCHVLSTRITMYHYSGTCAMGSVLDSRLRVRGVQRLRVADGSAMPNITSGNINAPIIMIAEKAAEMIKQDNNC from the exons ATGGACGCAGCAGCAGCCGTGGCGAGGGTCAAAGCCGTCCAGGGTGCCTTCCAAGTGCTGGTGATGCTGCAGCTCACAGCCATTCACTGGCCGGAGCAGACCGTTCTTCCAGTCGTACCAG ATGGCATGATCACAGATCGCTACGACTTCATAATAGTGGGTGGGGGTTCAGCCGGCTGCGTGCTGGCCAACCGGCTGTCCGAGTCGTCGCATGTGCGTGTTCTCCTGATAGAAGCCGGCGGAGACCCTCCCTTCGAAACAATG CTTCCAGGATTATTGGCTTACATACCAGAAACGGCCCAAGATTGGAACTTCACCGAAGAATACGACAAAAATCGGGAGCTTTATCAAAAAAACCTTGTCATGCCGTTGACTCAAGCTAAAATGTTGGGTGGAGGTAGCAGCATGAACTATATGTTCTACGTCAGGGGAAATCCTCATGATTACCAAACCTGGGCTGATACGGTCGACGACCAGTCCTGGAACTACTCCAATATTCTGCCGTTATTCAAGAAAAGTGAATACATGGACGACCCTGGTCTACTTAAATCGAAATACAGTAAGTTCCATGGTACAAGCGGCTTTTTACATGTTTCAAGGCAACCAGATCATGCGGTCCACGACTATGAAGAAATGTTCCGAGAACTAGGACACAAGATACTTCCTGATGTAAACGGTGACGAAACTCTTGGATACGGCCAGCCGACATACACTATAGCCAAAGGTGTTCGGCAGAGCACAAGTTTTAGTTTCCTTAGACCCGTAAAACACCGACATAATTTAGACGTTCTTAAAAATACTTTTGCAACTAAAATTCTGTTTGATGATTCAAAAAACGCTATCGGAGTAGAGGCATTGACAGAAGATCACAAGAAAGTGGTTTTGATGGCCGACAAGGAAGTTATATTATCAGCCGGTGCATTGAACTCACCGAAGCTGCTCCTAAACTCAGGCATCGGTCCCGACGCACATCTGAATTCATTAGGCATCAAAGTTATATCAAATCTGCCAGTTGGCCAGAATTTACAGGACCACCCGGGTACTTTAGTggcatacaaatttaaaaaggcAAATGAACCTCCCCATCCGCCCAACTATGCGCGGTTTCCTCTTCCTCCGTTAGATGGCTTTGTGGCTTTTGACAAAGATCAGAGTTATCCAGATTACCAAGCCATTCCTTTTGCTATTCCTAATGATTCTGATGGACCCTTACAATTCTGTTCTTTTAATTTTGGCCTCGAATATGATATTTGTCAAGCCATATACGAAGCCGGTAAAGGACGAGAGATGCTGTTTGCAGTTGTGAATCTTCTGCACCCAAAATCACGAGGTAATGTTGAATTGCAAAGTACTAACCCTATAGATCCCCCTCTAGTTACTGTTGCAGCGCTCTCAGATGAGGCAGACTTGGAGAAACTAGCTCTTGCTCTGGCAGATTTTGACAAACTAAGAACTTCATCTTACTTTAAGAGTGTAGATGGGGAGTTTGTGGATCACAAACTGCCGAAATGTGGAGGTTTGGAAGTGGGGAGTAGAGAGTACTGGCGCTGCCATGTTCTGAGTACCAGGATAACGATGTACCACTACAGCGGGACATGCGCGATGGGCAGCGTGTTGGATTCTCGGCTACGCGTGCGCGGCGTGCAGCGTTTACGCGTAGCTGACGGCAGCGCCATGCCTAACATTACCAGTGGGAACATTAATGCACCTATCATAATGATAGCTGAAAAAGCTGCGGAAATGATCAAACAAGACAATAATTGTTAA